CCGTGACCTTTGTCTGGCTGGCCGGCATAGGCTCCTCTCCTGGCCTTGCCAGTTTTGATGTGGCAGTAAATGGTCAGACCAGGTTTACATTCCATACAGATGGGTCGGAAGCCTGGAACCTTGAGGCCAGCGATGGCTCTTCCTTGTCTTTTAAAAGCGATTTCATTGACCAGCATGGTGACCGTTTTGGTTTTATGTATCTGAGCATACCTGCTGTAAGCCTTAAGCTTGGTGAACCCCTGACCCTGAGGGTTACGGGAAGCAATTCAGGAAAGACCTCCTGGTATATGACTTTCAAGTTTCCACTGCAAGACGGTTTGAATTTCCGTGCCTTGCCGGCCATTTCCATCCTGGATGGCAAGGAGTACCAACTCGGCATTGCGGGGATATTCCATTTTGGGGGAACGGAGAAAGCGAAGATCTTCATCAACAATAGTCTGCTGGAGGAAAGGGAAATAAATTTCGGATACAACCACGTCAGGGTGAATATCCCAGCGGTGACCCAAAGCACCACAGTGGACTATCGCCTGGAAATTGGTGATAAAACCTGGCAAGGGGAGCTGCAATTGCACCCTGTCAGGCAATGGAAGGTCAACTTTGTTCACCATACCCATACCGATATTGGCTATACCCGCTCGCAGACCGATATTTTGGCCGAGCACCTGCGCTATATTGACTATGCCCTGGATTACTGTGACATGACAGATGATTTTCCCGGGGAGTCGCAGTTCAGGTGGACCAACGAGGCATCCTGGGCGGTGGATGAATACCTGAAAAGCCGTCCCCGCCAGCAGGTCGATCGCTTGCTTCAGCGTATTAAGGAAGGCCGGATTGAAGTAACCGCTATGTATTTTAACTTCAGTGAGCTGCCCGATGAGCAAACGCTGGCCGCCTCACTGCAGCCCCTGGGCACATTCAGGGAACATGGCATAGCTGTGAAAACCGCCATGCAGAACGATGTGAACGGCATAGGCTGGTCCCTGATAGACCATTACAGCGATATGGGCGTGAAGTACCTGAACATGGGTACCCACGGCCACCGTGCCCTGATCTGCTTTGACAAGCCTACCCTTTTCTGGTGGGAGTCACCTTCGGGGAAACGTATGCTTGCCTTCCGTGGAGAACATTATATGATCGGGAACACCTTTGCCATCCATGGTGAAGACTTTACCGTTTTTGAAGAGGAATTGCTTTCGTACCTGCTGGAACTGGAGGCCAAAGGTTATGAATACGACCAGATCTCCATCCAGCATTCAGGATTCATTACCGATAATTCGCCTCCTTCCATAGCGTCTTCCAAATTGATCAGGCAATGGAACGAGAAATACAGCTGGCCCCGACTTTCCACCTCTACGGCTACTGCCTTTTTTGAGGAAATGGAGCAAAGGCATGGCGACGATTTCATGGTGATCCGCGGGGCATGGCCCGATTGGTGGACCGATGGGTTTGGCGCCTCGGCACGGGAGGTGGCGGCTACGCGGGTAGCCCAGGGCGATTTAAGAGCAAATGCCGGAGGACTTGCCATGGCTGCAATAAACAGAGTCGCCCTGCCTGATAAGATTGCCGACAGAATGGAGGCCATCAACACGGCACTCCTTTTCTACACTGAGCACACGGTGGGCTTTTCAGAGAGCGTCAGGGAACCCACCCATCGCTATACCATGGAACAGCGGGCCATCAAGGAGTCCTACGCTTGGGAAGCCTCTCGCAGGGCAAAAATGCTGGGTGAGGAAACTATGGGTTTGCTGCAGAGTTTCTTTCAGCGGCAGGAAAAACCATCCCTGCTGATTTTCAATACCCTCAACTGGAACCGCTCAGGACTGTTTACCACCTATATTGATTACCAGGTGATTCCAAGGGATGCAGAATTTTCATTAATGGATGCCGATGGGAACCAGGCTTTTGCACAAGTCACCGAAAAGCGTTCCGACGGGGCTTACTATGCCATCTGGGCGGAAGACATTCCTGCCTTTGGTTACAAGAGGTTCAGCATCCGGGTGGAAGACATTGCAAAGAAAAAAGTGTTGGAGGCTCCATTAGGTGAATTGAAGGAAATGGAAAATGACTGGTACCAAATTGTTATTGATCCGGAGAAGGGTGCCATTACCAGCTTGTTCGACAAGGAACTGGGTCTTGAAATGATTGACTCAAAGGCCGAATGGAAACTGGGTGAGTTTATTTACGAGTTGCTCGACAACCGGGAACAAATGGAAGCTTTTAAACTGGACAATTATTCCCGTGAACCCTTGGATGAGCTGTGGATTGAGGCTTATGAAGAAGGAGAGGTTTGGATCACCTTGCGCTTTCGCGGAAATACCTCCGCAGCGACAGGCGAGGGAGCCTTCTCGTTTGAGATTCGCTTGTTTAATACAACCAAACGCATTGATCTGGCTTATTTTATTGATAAAAAACTGGTGACTGAGCCTGAAGGGGTTTATGTGGCTTTCCCTTTTGTCCTGGAGGATGGGCAGCTGGCCTTTGATGTGCCAGGCGGAGAAATCAGGGCAGGAATTGACCAGATCTCCGGTTCATCCAATGACTGGAATACCGTTCAGACTTATGCCCGCCTCTACAATGAGCATGCTCAGATCCTGCTCAGCTCGGTTGAAATCCCCCTGATGCAGTTCGGGGGCATCAACACCGGGCGGTATACTGCCGGGGCTGTCCCTGAAACCACCCATATCTATGGCTGGCCGATGAATAACTACTGGACCACCAATTTCAATGCGGACCAGCGCGGCGGACTTACCTGGCAATACTCCCTGACCAGCCGTCCCGGAAATTCCCTGCTTGAAGCCACCCACTTTGGATGGGACTACCGTACGCCTTTCCTTTCAAGGGTACTCCCAGGCGGAGGGAGGGATGATGACCAGAACGAGGGGGTGTTCCTTACAGGCTGGCCCGAAAACATCCTGCTGGTAAGCGTTATGCCGGATCAGGATGGGCAATCAGCCCTGTTTCACGTCAGGGAAATTGAGGGGAATGCTTGTAATTTCACCTTAAGCAACCCTTTGGATGGAGCAACCCTGAATGCCGTTGAGGTGGATGTAACCGGATACCCTGTAAATAATGGCAGCCTGGAGCTGAACCCTTTGGAGAGTAAATTCTTCCGGGTGGATTTCTGATCTTTCATTTTCATTGTTTTTCCAATCATTCATTATGAAAACTTTTTTTAAAAATTCTTTTAAGGC
This genomic window from Bacteroides sp. contains:
- a CDS encoding glycoside hydrolase family 38 C-terminal domain-containing protein, which encodes MKSFAITLIQLFLIASVIAQGQGNSGNTIVNGYQEKIAGVDFSYHSSVQAAKESLLARATDGNSFVEWKTAAVPEVLNQETVTFVWLAGIGSSPGLASFDVAVNGQTRFTFHTDGSEAWNLEASDGSSLSFKSDFIDQHGDRFGFMYLSIPAVSLKLGEPLTLRVTGSNSGKTSWYMTFKFPLQDGLNFRALPAISILDGKEYQLGIAGIFHFGGTEKAKIFINNSLLEEREINFGYNHVRVNIPAVTQSTTVDYRLEIGDKTWQGELQLHPVRQWKVNFVHHTHTDIGYTRSQTDILAEHLRYIDYALDYCDMTDDFPGESQFRWTNEASWAVDEYLKSRPRQQVDRLLQRIKEGRIEVTAMYFNFSELPDEQTLAASLQPLGTFREHGIAVKTAMQNDVNGIGWSLIDHYSDMGVKYLNMGTHGHRALICFDKPTLFWWESPSGKRMLAFRGEHYMIGNTFAIHGEDFTVFEEELLSYLLELEAKGYEYDQISIQHSGFITDNSPPSIASSKLIRQWNEKYSWPRLSTSTATAFFEEMEQRHGDDFMVIRGAWPDWWTDGFGASAREVAATRVAQGDLRANAGGLAMAAINRVALPDKIADRMEAINTALLFYTEHTVGFSESVREPTHRYTMEQRAIKESYAWEASRRAKMLGEETMGLLQSFFQRQEKPSLLIFNTLNWNRSGLFTTYIDYQVIPRDAEFSLMDADGNQAFAQVTEKRSDGAYYAIWAEDIPAFGYKRFSIRVEDIAKKKVLEAPLGELKEMENDWYQIVIDPEKGAITSLFDKELGLEMIDSKAEWKLGEFIYELLDNREQMEAFKLDNYSREPLDELWIEAYEEGEVWITLRFRGNTSAATGEGAFSFEIRLFNTTKRIDLAYFIDKKLVTEPEGVYVAFPFVLEDGQLAFDVPGGEIRAGIDQISGSSNDWNTVQTYARLYNEHAQILLSSVEIPLMQFGGINTGRYTAGAVPETTHIYGWPMNNYWTTNFNADQRGGLTWQYSLTSRPGNSLLEATHFGWDYRTPFLSRVLPGGGRDDDQNEGVFLTGWPENILLVSVMPDQDGQSALFHVREIEGNACNFTLSNPLDGATLNAVEVDVTGYPVNNGSLELNPLESKFFRVDF